One stretch of Glandiceps talaboti chromosome 7, keGlaTala1.1, whole genome shotgun sequence DNA includes these proteins:
- the LOC144437748 gene encoding single-strand DNA endonuclease ASTE1-like translates to MGISKLATFVKENGLFKYKKLHDTRVIMDGNGLVKWLHCSQENGGIGGNYKDFEATCIEFFKAMERCNIKPYIVYDGAINDKRLDLTMGRVTGRIREYSKIIKNGRGSILSGFTYDVFNKVAEDHHIPFLCCNFEADGEVVALANAWGCPVIGEDSDFLIFDIKGGYIPRTSVKWKKMIRRTTMVGSSDSHSCISADIYYQRDFCDRFHIQCAVVPVIAGLFGNDYISRDITSKFHHSISHIETPGKDNSKFSRALKWLQQYDTCESAINKISEVSGTRSNDTKERLEEAIQMYQYYGQSTLRQYFEEMDGRGDLDTLETLLSHMTIQSDVSFPQWFMVLFKRGKIQPGFINLVNQRRSFTHLFIEDNRQLSCHKVSLPIRKAMYGILLETPLYASLGVATDDLDPMACIVEEIDRRSHTESLETVHVSPLTSLETFGPLPNLVDIPSLSDDKRKSLLMEIMGSTPSQFESLPSELHIPLAVTIYWMKNAEPPVSEHHMMGLLYYFVRRQPSRLSKQACQQPCVSPSSETGDRVAWKFIHICQICLDVVHACAQWQSCMQYALYLNTLLQEAYPTPDMTDLFHGSEISAIYHRIVRPPRERIEQYLQSEKMQEFDRLYSVVRESGCVQSSSGRSYASHTPESLHTSTENESLGQFDVPILDLAGEETRGATKTTCRVGHGSVPKFGRRDHHSHFEGHQFPMFPSVQGQRSDWPNSQQSNAQSTQRQSSTRRHTQPTCYNCGKSGHKSPKCQNKKNQCRNCSRFGHLARFCHQK, encoded by the coding sequence ATGGGAATATCTAAGTTGGCTACGTTTGTTAAAGAAAATGGtcttttcaaatataaaaaactACATGATACTCGTGTCATTATGGATGGAAATGGTCTTGTGAAGTGGCTGCATTGTAGTCAAGAAAACGGTGGAATTGGTGGAAATTACAAGGACTTTGAAGCTACCTGTATCGAGTTCTTCAAGGCGATGGAGCGTTgtaatatcaaaccatacatagtCTACGATGGTGCCATTAACGATAAAAGATTAGATTTAACCATGGGTCGTGTGACTGGAAGGATTAGGGAATATTCTAAGATCATAAAAAATGGACGAGGAAGTATACTATCTGGTTTTACATATGATGTCTTTAATAAGGTAGCTGAAGATCACCACATTCCCTTTCTGTGTTGTAATTTCGAGGCTGATGGTGAAGTAGTTGCACTTGCTAATGCTTGGGGCTGTCCCGTCATTGGTGAAGATTCCGATTTCTTGATTTTCGATATCAAAGGTGGATACATACCTCGCACATCAGTGAAGTGGAAGAAAATGATCAGAAGAACAACCATGGTAGGATCCAGTGATAGCCATTCTTGCATTTCAGCCGATATTTATTATCAAAGAGATTTCTGCGATCGATTTCACATACAATGTGCAGTGGTTCCAGTGATTGCCGGTTTGTTCGGAAACGACTATATCTCACGTGATATTACTTCTAAATTTCATCACAGCATATCACACATCGAAACACCAGGGAAAGACAACAGCAAATTCTCTCGTGCCCTAAAGTGGTTACAACAGTACGACACATGCGAATCTGCCATCAATAAAATATCAGAAGTGAGTGGAACCAGATCAAATGACACCAAAGAGAGACTTGAAGAAGCCATACAGATGTACCAGTATTATGGGCAATCTACGCTGAGGCAATATTTTGAGGAGATGGATGGGAGAGGGGATTTGGATACCTTGGAAACTCTTCTGTCGCATATGACTATCCAGAGTGACGTCTCCTTTCCACAATGGTTCATGGTTTTATTTAAACGAGGAAAAATCCAACCTGGGTTTATTAATCTTGTAAATCAGAGGAGGTCATTTACTCATCTATTCATCGAAGACAACAGACAACTAAGCTGTCATAAAGTTTCATTGCCAATTCGAAAAGCAATGTATGGTATTCTGTTGGAGACCCCGCTTTATGCTTCACTCGGAGTTGCAACTGATGATCTAGATCCAATGGCATGTATTGTTGAAGAGATAGACCGACGATCCCATACTGAGAGTTTAGAAACAGTGCATGTTTCACCACTTACATCATTAGAAACCTTTGGTCCACTTCCTAATTTAGTGGATATTCCATCCTTGTCTGATGACAAGAGAAAGAGTCTACTGATGGAGATTATGGGTTCAACACCGAGTCAGTTTGAAAGCCTACCATCTGAATTACATATCCCTCTGGCTGTCACCATCTACTGGATGAAGAATGCAGAACCACCCGTGTCTGAACATCATATGATGGGattgttgtattattttgtgaGGCGGCAACCATCCAGGTTATCTAAGCAAGCCTGCCAACAGCCTTGTGTTAGTCCATCGTCCGAGACAGGTGACAGAGTAGCATGGAAGTTTATCCATATCTGTCAAATTTGCTTGGACGTTGTTCATGCATGTGCTCAATGGCAGAGTTGCATGCAGTATGCATTGTACTTGAACACACTTCTTCAAGAGGCCTATCCAACTCCAGATATGACGGACCTCTTCCATGGATCGGAGATATCGGCAATCTATCATAGAATTGTTCGTCCACCAAGAGAGCGGATAGAGCAATACTTGCAATCTGAGAAGATGCAGGAGTTTGATCGATTATACAGTGTTGTCAGAGAGAGTGGTTGTGTACAATCATCTAGTGGTAGATCTTATGCAAGTCATACTCCAGAGTCTCTTCACACATCGACAGAGAATGAAAGTTTAGGTCAGTTTGATGTTCCCATTCTTGACCTTGCAGGTGAAGAAACACGTGGTGCTACTAAAACTACCTGTAGGGTAGGTCATGGAAGTGTCCCTAAATTTGGCAGAAGAGATCACCACTCCCACTTTGAAGGACATCAATTCCCAATGTTTCCTTCAGTACAGGGTCAGCGTTCTGATTGGCCAAATAGTCAGCAGAGTAATGCGCAATCAACACAACGACAATCTAGTACAAGAAGACATACACAACCAACGTGCTACAACTGTGgtaaaagtggccataaaagTCCCAAgtgccaaaataaaaaaaatcaatgtagaAATTGCAGTCGATTTGGTCACCTTGCTCGCTTCTGTCATCAAAAGTAG
- the LOC144437410 gene encoding single-strand DNA endonuclease ASTE1-like — MNIPGLHEFIKGNNLLKSHDLNDTRVILHGNSLINWLFSHTEIDHRYGENHKDYENACEQFLELLKMCKVKLFIVYDRLKDLECKTNDETKAGMMKMVSEYSKIIETGKGNITTGFAFNIFIKVAEELNIPLVCCEFEAGREIVALANAWGCPIIGGDSNFFLFNIKGGYIPLTSITASHCDFVVLRFLGLFGFHCAISSEIFHQIDFCHHFQINQTVVPVIAGLFGSDCMSPKGISQFHHSISHIETPGEDNNEFSRALKWLQQYDTCESAIDGILKACADESGDIEMQLKRAIHVYQDDREPRLKQYFEDRESRHGKSAQEILLQEIAFQLGVLSIPSWFMILFRQGKIHPDVIDIVVKRRLFTRLFIEDNRLLSCNVASLPIRRAIYGILLKSVVSGDDIGCRDARSLEFYEETVTAFGDKVDNAVEEIDRKSHTEILATTTIRPLLSLHDFGSLPGLIDIPALSKEGKKSLLMEILGLSPNQVQDMPPQFHLPIAVTAYWMKNADPGVSVHHLMGLLICFLWGHIDHVFDIHETTCRDQHTSELNLNNGDGSLETKFGQICQICLGVVHAYAQWQSCIWYASFINALLQEPYPTPDITKLYNGLKLSSIYHSIIIGEAQWIYQYLMDAPSGMIMYERFRSVLLKTGCWQAEEMRSWTQSGQLRSTSEKHQEDQSVQTLTGLNQSSTKSSEQISDVPSASGTHAFAIQQNVLKQRKKKPRVKASSPKLDNPSSGPDSVAEGQSGLPQSSEAGIRGKTLPICFNCGQRGHVNRDCPVKRKRCTRCGNSGHLPHFCRNIDRIIKSKLNTP, encoded by the coding sequence ATGAATATTCCTGGTTTACATGAATTCATAAAAGGAAACAACCTTCTCAAAAGTCATGACCTCAATGATACACGTGTCATTCTCCATGGAAATAGTTTGATAAATTGGCTCTTTTCCCATACCGAAATTGACCACAGATACGGTGAAAACCACAAAGACTATGAAAATGCCTGTGAGCAGTTTTTAGAActtttgaaaatgtgtaaagTTAAATTATTTATAGTGTATGACCGTCTAAAAGATCTGGAATGTAAAACAAACGACGAAACAAAAGCTGGTATGATGAAAATGGTTTCTGAATATTCGAAGATAATTGAGACTGGAAAAGGAAATATCACCACAGGATTTGCATTCAACATCTTTATTAAAGTAGCTGAAGAACTCAATATTCCCCTTGTCTGCTGTGAGTTCGAAGCTGGTCGTGAAATAGTAGCACTTGCTAATGCTTGGGGCTGTCCCATTATCGGTGGAGATTCCAATTTTTTTCTCTTCAACATCAAGGGTGGATATATACCACTCACGTCCATAACAGCATCACATTGTGACTTCGTAGTGCTAAGATTTTTGGGACTTTTTGGGTTTCATTGCGCCATATCAAGTGAAATATTCCATCAGATTGATTTCTGTCATCACTTTCAAATTAACCAGACAGTGGTGCCAGTGATCGCTGGTTTGTTTGGGAGTGACTGTATGTCACCAAAAGGAATATCTCAATTTCATCACAGCATATCACACATCGAAACACCAGGGGAAGACAACAACGAATTCTCTCGTGCCCTGAAGTGGTTACAACAGTACGATACATGTGAATCTGCCATCGATGGAATATTAAAAGCTTGTGCTGACGAGTCAGGTGATATCGAAATGCAGCTGAAAAGAGCCATACATGTTTACCAAGATGACCGGGAACCTAGATTAAAGCAGTATTTTGAAGATAGGGAAAGTAGACATGGCAAAAGTGCCCAGGAAATACTTTTACAAGAAATAGCTTTCCAGTTGGGCGTATTATCCATTCCATCGTGGTTTATGATTCTGTTCAGGCAAGGAAAGATTCATCCTGACGTCATTGATATTGTCGTTAAGAGGAGGTTATTCACTAGACTTTTCATTGAAGACAACCGACTCCTTAGCTGCAATGTAGCCTCTCTACCAATTCGAAGAGCAATCTATGGTATTCTGTTGAAGAGCGTGGTGAGTGGAGATGATATTGGATGCAGGGATGCCAGATCATTAGAATTCTATGAAGAAACTGTGACAGCTTTTGGCGACAAAGTTGACAATGCTGTCGAAGAGATAGATCGAAAATCACATACCGAGATTTTAGCAACAACGACAATCCGACCACTATTGTCTTTACACGACTTTGGTTCACTACCCGGTTTGATTGATATACCTGCATTGTCTAAGGAGGGGAAGAAGAGTCTACTAATGGAAATCCTGGGTTTGTCACCTAATCAAGTTCAAGATATGCCACCTCAATTCCACCTCCCTATTGCAGTTACGGCCTACTGGATGAAGAATGCTGATCCAGGGGTATCTGTGCATCACTTGATGGGGCTTCTCATTTGCTTTCTATGGGGCCACATTGACCATGTGTTTGATATTCATGAGACAACCTGCCGGGATCAACACACATCAGAGTTAAACTTGAACAATGGAGATGGCTCATTGGAGACGAAGTTTGGTCAGATTTGTCAAATCTGCTTGGGAGTTGTACATGCATATGCCCAGTGGCAAAGCTGTATTTGGTATGCATCTTTCATTAATGCACTTCTACAGGAACCATATCCCACACCAGATATCACAAAACTTTATAATGGACTCAAGTTATCATCGATCTATCATTCTATCATTATCGGAGAGGCGCAATGGATATACCAATACTTAATGGATGCTCCAAGTGGGATGATAATGTATGAGCGATTCCGTAGTGTTCTATTGAAGACTGGTTGTTGGCAAGCTGAAGAAATGCGCTCATGGACTCAAAGTGGTCAGCTAAGAAGCACATCTGAAAAGCACCAAGAAGACCAGTCAGTTCAAACACTGACAGGATTGAATCAAAGTTCGACCAAATCTAGTGAACAAATATCCGATGTCCCTTCTGCATCTGGCACTCATGCTTTCGCCATACAGCAAAATGTGTTGAAACAGCGAAAAAAGAAACCTCGGGTCAAAGCATCCTCTCCAAAACTGGATAATCCGTCTTCTGGGCCTGACAGTGTGGCTGAAGGCCAGAGTGGACTTCCTCAGTCATCAGAAGCTGGTATAAGAGGTAAAACACTACCAATATGTTTCAACTGTGGTCAAAGAGGTCATGTTAATCGTGACTGTCCGGTTAAAAGAAAAAGATGCACACGTTGTGGTAACTCTGGCCACCTTCCCCATTTTTGTCGCAATATTGACCGTATTATTAAGAGCAAGTTAAATACCCCTTGA
- the LOC144438223 gene encoding phosphatidylinositol transfer protein 3-like yields MAPPTDEEGKQAVIGELEEKLKDITDLDGFATETNNIKRYLIAKNWNVKEAESMLRATVHWRRENKAWEHNCEQCLEQPGYHSWRQVGFDKHNRPVIYACFAQSPIRKYTLEDSIHHVMYLMENAKITMPPDVYQWVWVVDCTGMPTSAYSNPKASYTAFQTLSNHYPERLGMMIIFNYDAIFEGVFKTLRFFLNSNTIDKVHLHRSPEKIDAIFRDLFSDELVQWLYEESRLNKEDPLTDLQQFFWKMPHNPADHDPRGCQFYVHKYLDTFFKETSPVESLVLNIVPKVKKHKPHPNILGDLKERADEAAIEREDRERLMDVEEEKQDCTVL; encoded by the exons ATGGCACCTCCTACTGACGAAGAGGGAAAACAAGCTGTAATCGGGGAACTTGAGGAGAAACTAAAAGATATCACGGACTTAGACGGGTTTGCAACTGAAACGAACAA TATTAAAAGATATCTCATCGCTAAAAACTGGAACGTGAAAGAGGCAGAATCTATGTTGAGGGCAACGGTACACTGGAGAAGAGAAAACAAAGCATGGGAGCACAATTGTGAACAATGCTTGGAACAGCCTGGATATCATTCATGG CGGCAAGTTGGATTTGACAAGCACAACCGACCCGTCATTTACGCATGCTTCGCCCAATCACCGATCAGGAAATATACACTGGAAGACAGTATTCATCACGTGATGTACTTAATGGAGAATGCAAAGATCACCATGCCACCAGATGTCTATCAATGGGTATGGGTTGTTGACTGCACAG GTATGCCGACATCTGCCTACAGTAATCCCAAGGCAAGCTACACTGCATTCCAGACTTTGTCAAACCACTACCCAGAAAGGCTTGGAATGATGATTATTTTCAACTACGATGCTATCTTTGAAGGAGTTTTCAAAACCCTAAGATTCTTTTTAAACTCAAACACCATCGACAAAGTTCATCTCCAtagaagccccgaaaagatagaTGCCATATTCCGCGATttattcagtgatgagttggtTCAGTGGTTATATGAAGAAAGTCGTCTAAACAAAGAAGACCCGTTAACAGATTTGCAACAGTTTTTCTGGAAGATGCCCCACAATCCCGCCGATCATGACCCACGTGGGTGTCAATTCTATGTGCATAAGTACTTAGATACGTTCTTTAAGGAGACCTCACCTGTTGAGTCGCTGGTCTTAAACATCGTGCCAAAAGTCAAAAAACACAAGCCACATCCTAACATTCTAGGTGATTTAAAGGAGCGAGCAGATGAGGCCGCTATAGAGAGAGAAGATCGTGAAAGATTGATGGATGTAGAGGAGGAGAAACAagactgtacagtattgtaG
- the LOC144437797 gene encoding type 2 lactosamine alpha-2,3-sialyltransferase-like, protein MKLRRRRYRQLIFITLSLVSVSLFIVVQDEDVVYRRMAAAIGDGETLIHRVKEIIAGSSNSIVHPRPCERRYIQKRVNHVIESFDPNEALFINNSYNAERNEAFFSILKVMEVDDEGLVVIDKILEKLPNVKKRDRFGNNCKRCVVVGGSGVLRGQRLGPVIDSYDIVIRMNNAPVRHFSLDVGRKTSFRFLYPESAFHDNSEYSSDSDVVFVVYKRADLDWLYTMLTDSNPAALVKDKRFWQKVPSKFTKSRDKIRLLHPHIYTLTKRKHLNVPIKPSIGMITITFALHYCDHIDIAGFGHDPSLPFHYYSLRKIVMSSSFLAGHNWTAEEQHLTKLIKTGLIEKDLTGYIGKESTR, encoded by the coding sequence ATGAAATTACGACGTCGAAGATACCGTCAGTTAATATTCATCACACTGTCACTGGTCTCTGTGTCTCTATTCATCGTTGTACAAGACGAAGACGTGGTATATCGGAGAATGGCTGCTGCGATTGGGGATGGCGAAACTCTGATACACAGAGTAAAGGAAATCATAGCGGGAAGTTCAAATAGCATCGTACATCCAAGACCTTGTGAGAGAAGATACATACAGAAACGGGTGAACCACGTCATCGAGTCGTTTGATCCTAATGAAGCACTATTCATTAACAACAGTTATAATGCAGAGAGAAATGAGGCTTTCTTCTCCATATTGAAAGTTATGGAAGTAGATGACGAAGGTCTGGTTGTTATCGACAAGATATTAGAGAAGCTACCGAATGTTAAGAAACGAGACAGGTTTGGCAACAACTGTAAACGGTGTGTAGTGGTTGGTGGGTCAGGTGTACTTCGTGGTCAAAGGTTAGGCCCCGTCATAGATAGCTACGATATAGTTATACGAATGAACAATGCACCTGTAAGACACTTTTCACTAGATGTAGGCAGAAAGACATCCTTCCGATTTTTGTACCCCGAGTCTGCTTTCCATGACAACAGCGAATACAGCAGTGACTCTGACGTAGTCTTTGTTGTTTATAAACGAGCTGATTTGGACTGGCTATATACTATGTTGACAGACTCTAACCCGGCGGCGCTGGTAAAAGATAAGAGGTTTTGGCAGAAGGTTCCGTCGAAGTTTACCAAATCAAGGGATAAAATCAGGCTTCTTCATCCTCATATTTACACACTGACAAAACGAAAACACCTGAATGTTCCCATAAAGCCATCCATCGGTATGATCACCATCACATTTGCATTGCATTACTGTGATCATATTGATATTGCTGGGTTTGGCCACGATCCTAGTCTACCATTTCACTATTACTCTTTGAGAAAAATTGTCATGTCGTCGTCATTCCTGGCAGGCCATAACTGGACAGCCGAAGAGCAGCATTTaacaaaactgatcaaaaccggTTTGATTGAGAAAGACTTGACTGGTTACATAGGTAAGGAATCAACGAGATAG
- the LOC144437830 gene encoding cytosolic beta-glucosidase-like encodes MSGIFKISSSWYLLSFFALLEVSAETTSGLYYGGYTYKQFTNPQRDRILYGHFPANFSWGAATSAHQVEGGWLQGGKGRHIWDTFTHKRKHIFGSNNNADISCDSYHQVKLDILMLKKLGVKHYKFSIAWSRILPNGTNEQVNQAGIDYYQRLINMLLQANIQPMVALYHWDLPQTLDDFGGWSNDHISTYFNDYADICFAVFGGKVKLWITFDEPSDFAVKGHDTGVHAPGFKHQGTTVYRVAHNIIKAHAKAWHTYNIKYRNLQHGQVGITLLANWGFAASQWKDDINAADRYIQFQLGWFAHPLFVDGDYPPVMKEAVLRKSRAQKLTSSRLPAFTESEKKMIKDAIDFIGVDFFSSVYVDYSGPKHIPLPAGYAEDQDLKIFRDWRFPKGGILENGIAPWGIRETLKWIKEQYNNPAIYITANGVAEYDTNRDEKLKLMDIGRIQYHRAHINEVLKAYKIDRVDVRGYTVWTLMDSFEWMDMYSARYGLYYVNFTNPARPRFPRASVGKYAEIIKANGFSIPASILARQQTNLNKPSPGMQPQLQRSKTTTNQSYKGTSVKATPGNVKAIPLLNKPLPPRTNNNVQMLAKAKHPSQNTMPVLERNKLQNQQILRYDLNPNTQTNT; translated from the exons ATGTCAGGAATATTCAAAATATCGTCATCGTGGTATCTGTTGTCATTCTTCGCATTGTTGGAGGTTTCCGCTGAAACTACAAGTGGGTTATATTATGGCGGTTACACATACAAACAGTTCACTAACCCGCAAAGAGACAGAATTCTATACGGACATTTCCCCGCCAATTTTTCTTGGGGTGCTGCAACCTCCGCTCATCAGGTTGAAGGTGGCTGGCTTCAAGGCGGAAAGGGGAGACATATTTGGGACACTTTCACGCATAAACGAAAACATATTTTTGGTAGCAATAACAATGCAGACATTTCTTGTGATAGTTACCATCAGGTTAAACTTGATATCTTGATGTTAAAGAAACTTGGCGTTAAGCACTATAAATTTTCTATCGCATGGTCTCGAATTCTACCCAATGGTACGAATGAACAAGTTAATCAAGCCGGTATCGATTATTATCAACGGTTAATAAACATGTTATTGCAGGCAAACATTCAACCGATGGTGGCGCTATACCATTGGGATCTTCCACAGACTCTTGACGATTTTGGAGGATGGAGCAATGATCACATAAGTACGTACTTTAACGATTATGCTGATATATGTTTCGCCGTTTTTGGAGGTAAAGTCAAGTTATGGATAACGTTTGATGAACCTTCTGATTTTGCGGTGAAAGGTCACGATACCGGGGTTCACGCACCAGGATTTAAACATCAAGGAACAACTGTGTACCGTGTCGCGCATAACATCATTAAAGCTCACGCTAAAGCCTGGCACACGTACAACATAAAATATAGAAACTTACAACACGGACAAGTTGGAATAACGTTACTTGCAAACTGGGGGTTTGCTGCGTCACAATGGAAAGATGACATAAATGCTGCTGACAGGTACATACAGTTCCAGCTTGGTTGGTTTGCACATCCCCTATTTGTTGATGGCGACTACCCACCTGTCATGAAAGAGGCCGTTTTAAGGAAAAGCCGAGCTCAAAAATTGACGTCATCGCGACTTCCTGCTTTTACCGAAAGTGAGAAAAAGATGATAAAAGATGCAATCGACTTTATCGGGGTTGATTTCTTCTCGTCGGTTTATGTTGATTATTCTGGTCCAAAACATATCCCACTTCCAGCAGGATACGCCGAAGACCAGGACTTGAAGATATTTCGTGATTGGAGATTTCCTAAAGGTGGAATATTAGAGAATGGTATTGCTCCCTGGGGGATACGTGAAACCCTGAAGTGGATAAAAGAACAATACAATAATCCAGCTATATACATCACAGCTAATGGAGTAGCAGAATACGATACGAATCGAGAtgagaaattaaaattaatggaCATTGGGAGAATACAGTATCACAGGGCACATATTAATGAAGTTCTTAAAG CTTACAAAATTGATCGTGTTGACGTACGTGGGTATACAGTTTGGACTTTGATGGACAGCTTCGAGTGGATGGACATGTATAGCGCCCGCTATGGTTTATATTATGTCAACTTCACCAACCCTGCAAGGCCACGGTTTCCCCGCGCATCAGTTGGAAAATACGCTGAAATAATAAAAGCAAACGGATTCTCGATACCAGCAAGCATTTTAGCTAGACAACAAACTAACCTTAACAAACCCTCTCCTGGAATGCAACCACAACTACAACGCAGTAAGACTACGACGAACCAGAGTTACAAGGGGACTTCAGTTAAAGCGACACCTGGAAATGTAAAAGCCATACCTTTATTGAACAAACCGTTACCCCCTAGAACGAATAATAACGTTCAGATGCTGGCTAAAGCAAAACATCCATCACAAAATACTATGCCCGTACTGGAGAGAAACAAATTGCAAAATCAACAAATCTTGAGATATGATCTTAATCCTAATACCCAAACGAATACTTGA
- the LOC144438154 gene encoding cytosolic beta-glucosidase-like: MAMFFSKFMHVIVMVCTLNSIVTKAMGENYGGYIYTEFQEPERDRLLYGHFPENFTWAAATAAYQIEGAWNEDGKGESIWDAFTHESGHIYMGHTGDIACDSYHKIDEDVALLKKLNVTHYRFSISWTRIFPDGIPKKVNENGMKYYERLVDALLAANIQPMVTLYHWDLPQTLQDIGGWENDFVAVYFNSYAEICFMTLGNRVKLWITFNEPAVVARGYEGGMKAPGLKNQGSSVYRVTHNILKAHALTWHTYDKNYRATQGGQVGITLNCDWVIPATDSEDDKMAVERFLQFQFGWFAHPIIHGDYPEMMKKQVMEKSHAQGLTSSRLPSFNQDEINLIRGTADFLGVNHYTTKYVAHQVAELMPAGLSADQDLRGWHDENWPKCGVGWLRPVPWGIRKLLSWVKAEYGAIPVYVTESGVAELSEDMPKLNDTWRIQYYTSYINEVLKAYKLDGVDVRGYTAWSLMDNFEWADGYKSRFGLYYVDFNDPNRPRTQKASTEIFAEIVRNNGYPEQRLDTKFSSTLKNTLNLFFP; the protein is encoded by the exons ATGGCGATGTTTTTCAG tAAATTTATGCATGTGATAGTGATGGTGTGTACTCTTAATTCCATTGTAACAAAGGCAATGGGGGAGAACTACGGTGGTTATATCTACACAGAATTTCAAGAGCCCGAGAGGGATAGATTATTGTACGGCCATTTTCCTGAAAACTTCACCTGGGCGGCTGCAACAGCGGCTTATCAAATAGAAGGGGCCTGGAACGAGGATGGGAAAGGCGAAAGTATTTGGGATGCCTTCACTCATGAATCGGGTCATATTTACATGGGCCACACTGGTGATATAGCTTGTGATAGTTATCATAAAATAGATGAAGATGTTGCTCTTCTGAAAAAATTGAACGTGACTCATTATCGGTTTTCAATTTCCTGGACGAGGATTTTTCCAGATGGCATTCCCAAGAAAGTGAACGAAAATGGGATGAAGTATTACGAACGACTAGTGGATGCTTTGCTTGCTGCAAATATTCAACCAATGGTTACATTATATCATTGGGACCTGCCACAAACTCTTCAAGATATAGGGGGATGGGAAAATGATTTTGTAGCTGTCTACTTCAATAGTTACGCAGAAATATGTTTTATGACGTTAGGTAACAGAGTCAAACTTTGGATAACTTTCAACGAGCCTGCTGTAGTTGCTAGGGGTTACGAAGGGGGGATGAAAGCACCAGGTTTAAAAAACCAAGGAAGTAGCGTTTACAGAGTGACTCATAATATACTCAAAGCACATGCGCTGACATGGCACACATATGATAAAAACTACAGAGCTACCCAAGGTGGTCAAGTCGGTATCACCTTAAACTGCGACTGGGTGATACCGGCAACGGACAGTGAAGACGATAAGATGGCTGTTGAGCGATTCTTACAGTTTCAATTTGGTTGGTTCGCACATCCTATAATTCACGGTGATTACCCAGAAATGATGAAGAAACAGGTAATGGAAAAAAGTCATGCCCAAGGACTGACGTCTTCCAGACTACCGAGTTTCAACCAGGATGAAATCAACCTCATCCGGGGAACAGCAGATTTCCTAGGGGTTAATCACTATACAACAAAGTACGTTGCTCACCAAGTAGCGGAGCTGATGCCAGCTGGATTATCAGCTGATCAAGATCTTCGAGGATGGCACGATGAGAATTGGCCAAAATGCGGAGTAGGGTGGTTGAGACCAGTGCCTTGGGGTATACGAAAATTGCTCAGCTGGGTCAAAGCGGAGTATGGCGCCATTCCTGTTTACGTCACAGAAAGTGGCGTCGCTGAACTCAGTGAGGACATGCCGAAGTTGAACGACACTTGGCGAATACAGTATTACACATCTTACATCAATGAAGTCCTTAAAG CCTATAAACTAGACGGTGTCGACGTCAGGGGATATACTGCATGGTCTTTAATGGACAACTTCGAATGGGCTGATGGGTACAAATCTAGATTTGGTCTCTACTACGTTGATTTCAATGATCCAAACCGACCAAGAACACAGAAAGCGTCTACAGAAATATTTGCAGAAATAGTTCGAAACAATGGATATCCAGAGCAAAGACTGGACacaaaattttcaagtactttgaaaaatactttgaatttatttttccCGTAG